One Veillonellales bacterium DNA segment encodes these proteins:
- the serC gene encoding 3-phosphoserine/phosphohydroxythreonine transaminase, protein MTKRVYNFNAGPAVLPWEVLQEVQAELLDYQGTGMSILEMSHRSKPFAAIVEEAEASMKELLGVGDDYRVLFLQGGASTQFAMVPLNFLAPGRTADYILTGSWSEKAQKEAKLIGETHVAASTADGSYKRIPKIEEVQLSSDPAYIHMTSNNTIFGTQWAALPSFGDVPLIADMSSDMLSRPFDVSKFALIYAGAQKNIGPAGVTVVIIRRDMLGKTPAGTPTMLRYDTHANSNSLYNTPPCFSLYIVSRVLRWLKTQGGLSVIQRRNKAKAALIYDTIDQSSGFYKGHADKDSRSLMNVTFRLPSEELEKTFVADSTQAGLIGLKGHRWVGGLRASLYNAMSLEGCQSLKQFMLEFQRRNG, encoded by the coding sequence TGGATTATCAGGGAACCGGCATGTCGATTCTGGAAATGAGTCACCGCTCCAAACCCTTCGCCGCGATCGTTGAGGAAGCGGAAGCCAGTATGAAAGAACTGCTGGGAGTAGGAGATGATTACCGGGTACTGTTTCTCCAAGGAGGCGCCAGCACCCAATTTGCCATGGTGCCGCTGAATTTCCTTGCTCCCGGCCGCACCGCCGATTATATTCTCACCGGCTCCTGGTCGGAAAAAGCGCAGAAAGAAGCAAAACTGATTGGTGAAACTCATGTAGCGGCCAGTACAGCCGATGGCAGCTACAAACGCATCCCAAAAATTGAGGAAGTGCAGCTAAGCTCCGATCCTGCCTATATTCACATGACTTCCAACAATACCATCTTCGGCACCCAATGGGCTGCTCTGCCCTCTTTCGGCGACGTACCGCTGATTGCCGATATGTCCTCCGACATGCTCAGCCGTCCTTTCGATGTCTCTAAATTTGCTCTCATTTATGCCGGGGCTCAAAAAAATATCGGACCCGCCGGAGTAACGGTGGTCATTATTCGCCGGGATATGCTGGGAAAAACCCCGGCCGGCACTCCCACTATGCTGCGGTATGATACCCACGCCAACAGCAATTCCTTATACAATACCCCCCCCTGCTTTTCTCTCTATATCGTCAGCCGGGTACTGCGCTGGCTGAAAACCCAGGGAGGCCTGTCCGTCATCCAGCGCCGGAACAAGGCAAAGGCTGCTTTAATCTATGACACCATCGATCAGAGCAGCGGTTTCTACAAGGGCCATGCCGACAAAGACAGCCGTTCCCTGATGAACGTGACCTTCCGTCTGCCGTCAGAGGAGCTGGAAAAAACCTTTGTCGCCGACTCTACCCAGGCAGGTCTCATTGGTTTGAAAGGCCATCGCTGGGTCGGCGGTCTTCGTGCCTCTCTCTATAACGCCATGTCCCTGGAAGGCTGCCAATCTCTGAAACAGTTCATGCTGGAGTTTCAGCGGCGAAACGGTTAA
- a CDS encoding RidA family protein: MKEVVYSEQAPQAIGPYSQAIKAKGFLFVSGQLPVSPATGEFAPGGIEAQTRQSLENLKAILLAAGSSFEAVVKTTVFLKDMKDFVAMNGVYANYFTRDCPARACVQVAKLPKDAMVEIELIAVCD, from the coding sequence ATGAAAGAAGTTGTATATAGTGAACAGGCGCCGCAGGCGATTGGACCTTATTCTCAGGCCATTAAGGCCAAGGGATTTTTGTTTGTTTCCGGTCAGCTGCCGGTTAGCCCGGCGACAGGAGAGTTTGCTCCCGGCGGCATTGAGGCCCAGACCCGCCAGTCGCTGGAAAATCTGAAAGCAATTCTATTGGCTGCCGGAAGTTCTTTTGAGGCGGTAGTCAAAACAACGGTGTTTTTAAAAGATATGAAGGATTTTGTCGCAATGAACGGAGTTTATGCCAACTATTTTACCCGGGATTGTCCGGCCCGGGCCTGCGTTCAGGTGGCGAAACTGCCCAAAGATGCCATGGTGGAAATTGAATTGATTGCGGTGTGCGATTAA
- a CDS encoding MalY/PatB family protein: MMKHNFDEVVDRRGTECKKWDTYADDVIPMWIADTDFKCPQPVIDAMVKRAQHGIYGYPINVKNFEQSIVNWQKKRFGWNIDIDWVEYTPAVIPAIVYAMHAFTNPGDNIVIQMPAYHPFPDIIPNNGRHVLGNKLILKEDGSYEIDFKNLEELLSKKRTTMFLLCSPHNPTGKCFTREELTRMSRLCLKHNVFVVSDEIHSDIVYKGSKHIPFGSLSPEAADNCVVCVNPSKTFNIAGVRTGAVVIPNRHNHDLFYAPLENLKAYGRTIFGTLPIEVAYNECEYYADQELEYLEGNLEYLKKFVSERIPQIRIGNPQATYLIWLNCKELNMEPKELQKFFLEQAKVAMNEGSTFGPGGAGFMRMNIACPRSRLVEALNRIEAAVNKL; encoded by the coding sequence AGTTGATCGCAGAGGTACCGAATGTAAGAAATGGGATACTTACGCTGATGATGTAATACCGATGTGGATTGCTGATACAGACTTCAAATGTCCGCAACCGGTTATTGATGCTATGGTTAAAAGAGCGCAACATGGTATTTACGGCTATCCTATAAATGTTAAGAATTTCGAACAGTCAATTGTTAATTGGCAGAAAAAAAGATTTGGCTGGAATATTGACATTGATTGGGTGGAATATACACCTGCAGTTATACCTGCAATCGTATATGCAATGCACGCCTTCACCAACCCGGGCGACAACATTGTCATTCAGATGCCTGCTTATCATCCCTTCCCTGATATTATTCCTAACAACGGCAGACATGTTCTTGGAAACAAGCTCATTCTCAAAGAAGATGGTAGTTATGAAATTGACTTTAAAAATTTGGAGGAATTACTTAGCAAAAAGCGAACCACAATGTTTTTGCTATGCAGCCCCCATAATCCTACAGGCAAATGTTTCACAAGAGAAGAATTGACTAGAATGTCTAGGCTTTGCTTAAAACATAACGTATTTGTAGTTTCAGACGAAATTCATTCTGATATTGTTTATAAAGGGAGTAAGCACATTCCCTTTGGCAGCCTTTCCCCAGAAGCTGCTGATAACTGTGTGGTTTGTGTTAACCCAAGTAAGACATTTAACATTGCTGGTGTAAGAACAGGGGCTGTAGTCATTCCTAACCGTCACAACCACGATCTCTTCTATGCTCCACTTGAAAATCTCAAAGCCTATGGCAGAACGATATTCGGTACGCTGCCGATCGAAGTTGCCTACAACGAATGTGAGTACTATGCGGATCAAGAGTTGGAATATCTTGAGGGCAATCTTGAATACCTTAAAAAATTCGTTTCAGAGAGAATTCCCCAAATTAGAATAGGTAATCCTCAGGCTACTTATCTTATTTGGCTTAACTGCAAAGAACTGAATATGGAACCGAAAGAATTGCAAAAATTCTTTTTAGAGCAAGCTAAAGTTGCTATGAATGAAGGTTCTACTTTTGGACCTGGCGGTGCAGGCTTCATGAGAATGAACATTGCTTGTCCGCGTTCCAGATTGGTAGAAGCGCTCAATAGAATAGAAGCGGCAGTAAATAAACTGTAA